The DNA window ATAAATATTCGAGCATGTGTCTGAACTGCCATTTCACACATGAGCAGGAAAGAAGAAAGCATTTGTCTTCTAGTAATGATCAATCTCCTCTAGTCCAAGAACATCCCTGGATGATTTAGTGCATTTAGAGTATTTAGGGATTTAGAGTATTTGAGTATTCAAAATGACATTCATTCCCCATTACTAGTGGACCATGTACCTTAGGCTGAGGGATACTGCCGGTGGTTTTTGTTCTTGGGGAGTTGGATCGGATGACAGGGCTGCGACGATCGATGTCATCTGCCAGCTCCTGGTGTTGGATTGGGTCAGCAAATGATACTCGTCGACACTGCCAAACAAGACATAGATATACTGCAAGACTTTCCGATACACCTTATTAAAAATGGCATTATCATGTATCATTAAGAATGCCACAGAAAGTTTTGATCACGTTACCTTGGTGAAAGGTGATGGACTCTCTTCTTCTATTGGTCTTTTCTGTCCCTTCTTCAGTATAGAGGATGAGGGGGAAGCAGAGGGGGACCACACACCCCTGGTCCTGCCACTGCTGGGGCTCTGGCCCACCTCCAACCCAACACCACCATCCAAACCCTTCTGCTTGGGTGGCGAGTCTTGGCACAACATGTCTTTAGAGGTACTTGGATTATGTACAGACACTGGTTCTCTGTGTGAGTCAGTCAGAGGGACAATTGAGACTACAGGACAAAGACCTAAATTGCTACTCTCGATCTGCGTTTCTTCTAGCTCTACACACTCAAGGTCAGAGTCATTGGTAGCTTTTGTCCCCTCTTGGAGAGGAGCATTATCTTGAACCTCATAATCTGGAGGCTGAGTGTTGTCTGGTCCGACACTAGTAGGGACGATTTTAGGTTCCGGGAGGACTTCTTTAATAAAAGTGTACTGTTCCTCCTCTACGGCTTTGGCACACTCTGGTTGGGCCTGCCCATTAGACATGGTAACATCATCCACCATCAACTGCTGCTCATTTTCCACTAAGACACTGGAACACTCTGGTTGGGCCTGCCCAAGAGGCTTGTCAACATCATCCACCACCAACTGCTGCTGCTCATCTTCCATTAAGACATTGGAACACTCTGGTTGGGCAGGCCCAAGAGACTTGTCAACATCATCCACCAACTGCTGCTCATCTTCCACTAAGACATTGGAACACTCTGGTTGGGCATGCCCAAGAGGCTTGTCAATATCATCCACCACCAACTGCTGCTCATCTTCCACTAAGACATTGGAACACTCTGGTTGGGCATGCCCAAGAGACTTGTCAACATCATCCACCACCAACTGCTGCTCATCTTCCACTAAGACATTGGAACACTCTGGTTGGGCATGCCCAAGAGACTTGTCAACATCATCCACCAACTGCTGCTCATCTTCCACTAAGACATTGGAACACTCTTGTTGGGCATGCCCAAGAGACTTGTCAATATCATCCACCAGCAACTGCTGCTCATCTTCCACTAAGACACTGGAACACTCTGGTTGGGCAGGCCCAAGAGACTTGTCAACATCATCCACCAGCAACTGCTGCTGATCTTCCACTAAGACATTGGAACACTCTGGTTGGGCATGCCCAAGAGGCTTGTCAACATCATCCACCACCACAGTCTGCTTCTCCTCCTCTATGGTATTTGAACACTCCGATTGGGAATTCCAAAGAGACTGACCACCATTGTCCACCACAAATTCCAGTGGCTGCTCTAGCTTAAAAGCAATGGAACATTCTGGTTGGGCTTGCTGAAAAGAATTGTTGAGATCATCCACCACCACCTCCGGTTGGTCCTGTTCTAGAACATTGGTAGCCTCTGGAGGCCTGTTCTCCTTGTCCTCTGTCATCTCCTTGTCTTGATCTACGGTCAAATCCGCAATGGACATAGGCACAGCTTTTACATCCTTCTCCTCTGAAGACTCAGAAACCTGAAGACTCTGACTTAGCCTCTCTGTTACTTCGCTGGGTTGACTACCTGTTGGGGCGCCAATGGCGATGGGAGGCGTACATAGTTTGTTTGATTCAAGGAAAATACTTTGCTCATCCAAGACGGCATTTTCTTTagtggaagaaagagagagggcttGCTTACAGTCAGTCAGCAGgttatttttttgcagtgttaACCCATCACACTCACTGTCAGTCTCTTGCGAAGAAATTGTTTGGAGGtttgaaatgctttttgaaTTATGTCCACTTTCCTTCTTCTCTGGGGAGATGTGCCCATGCTGGCTCTTCTGTTGTTCTAGATCAGGTTCTACTGACGAGTGAATCTGTGGAGAAGAGGTTTTACTATTCTCACTTGTAGCCACTTCGGGAACAGGGTCAGCAGCCTCAACCATCCCACCCACCATATCCACTATCTGAGCATCAGCCTTCCTCTGCCCCAATTCAGCATTTGCTATAAGAGGAAGACTTGGAACTAAGACTTGGGCATCTTCTATATCCATTGGAATCTCAACTTCTAATGCCTTACTTGATCGGTTTTGTGAGTCAGACAGAGAAGATTCAGTTACTCTCTCTTCGTCAGCCCGGGGCTCTCCTGATAAAACAGTAGCATGTGAGATTTGAACGGTTTCATGGGATtttgtcttcctctctttcctcttggGTTTCTGGACATTGTCAGGGATTTCTGAAACCTCAGACTCAGAGTTCTCCACTTTGGAAGACAGAAGGCCCAGAGAAGCTCTCAGTCTTGTAGTCCTTCCGCATCCATGGGAGGTTCCCGGTGTTCCAGACTGGTGTGCCACCTCCATAACTGGAGTCGGGCTACAGCTGCTGGCCTTCACCTCCTTCTCTAACATCTTGCCTCTTTTACGGAGTCTACCCTGAAACCTTGTCTGGCGGTCGTCTTGACTGGTAGAAGTGGGTGTGAGCTGAGAATCAGTCTGGCTCATCTCCAGTGCTGCAGCTGATTCAGTCACCACATGTGGACTTTGGACTACTGAATGTCCAACTTCAACAGAAACCTTGCTTTTCCTGCTTGACCTACTATGTGACTGGCCGTCTGCCGGAGCAGCTGAAGGTGTGGTGGTTTCAGAGTCCATTTGACTGAATTGGTCTACCATGTTGACTTCTATTTTGTCATTGGTTTTATTGTTTGAGTGAGGTGATTCAATATCCCTGATAGATGTACGCAGTGACTGGTCATCTATTTTTTGAGAAGCCGTAGACTGagtttcaattgaaaaaacagTTTGGGTTTGCTCTACAGGATTACACGGTTTTTCAACATTGCCAACGAGATCAAACTCCTCCGAATCACTGAAGACCTTACTCCTTCTACTTGCTCTGCCCTGTGATTGACTTTCTGGTTGAGATGGTGTGGCTACAGGTGAATCGGGTAGGCTTGGCTTCTCCTTACGCGCCCTACTCCTTAGTTTCAGACTTCCATCATCATCGACGTTCACAGCCAGCTTAGTTTTCTGAGGATATCTACCCTGTGATTGGCTATCACTatcagagggagagggggtgtATCTTTTTGAGGCAATTTGACTAAGTTCTTCTGCAATGCCTTTCCTCTTCTGTATGTCTTTCACCAGTTCCTCTGAATCCCTGCCCAATTTGTTGCTCCTTCTACTCGATACTCTGGTACCCTGTGATGGGCTATTACTATTACTAGAAGGTGAATGCGTGGCGACCTGTGAACTTGACTGCCTTGAATCACTAACCAGCTTGTGACTTTTTCTCAGCTTGTCTTTTCCACTGTCCTCCACTTCAACAGGCAGCTTATTTCTCCTGCTGGCTCTACCTTGTGACTGACTATTATTTTGACTGGTAGGGGAGGACGTAGTCTTTGGTGAATCAGTAGGACTAGTTGCTTTTCCGGGTTGAGACTTTTTCTTACATGTGTCTTTACCATCTTGTACATCCGTGTCCTCTCCTGGTCTCAGTGGCCTACTCCTGCGTCGTCCGGATCGCCTTGGTTCCCCTTGGCTCAGTGTAGCCTGAGAATGGGAGCTGGGAGAATCTTCTAAATTACTTTCAGATTCCTCTTCCTGACTGCTGTTTCCCATAACTTCCGCAGGATCTGCCTTCAGCACTTCCACCTCAGTCTGGGTGTCTGGGATGACATCATCCTCATCCTCAGTGGTTTCACTTGGTCTTTTCTCAGCTGGTTTCTGAACATCTGATTCCTTCTTGTTTTCTGAAGgttcctctccctccttttgGGAAGACTCATTCCTTGAGCTATTAGGTCTTATTTGTTCAGTCTTCTGAGGGGCCAGTCGGTCTGTATCAGCCTCTTTCTCTAATGGTGGTTCATGAGAGGAAGGCTCAAGCACCTGGCTGTGGGAGGTCTCAGAGAGGGGGCCTGTAAACTTCACAAAGGCAGGACTTGCAGGTTTCCCCTCTGTATACTTCTCCAGAGTGATGAAGGACTGGCGACGACTGTTGTTGACGACAGGTTTTTGAGGAATCCCTGACAACAAGTCAGAGGCTCCAGAAACATTTGGGCTAGGGCAGTCTTCCCTAGACTCCATGGCAACATCTTGGTTCTCCAACTGACCATCTTCGTTAGCATCCTCCAACGAAACATCTGTTGAGTCAGGAACTACTTCAGCAGGTTCCTCCTTTTTATTCGCTGCAGTATTACATGTCAAGGTGGCTGGATTATGGTATTCCTGGGTGTTTGTTACCAAAACGTCACAGGCATCTTCACCCACTTCCATGTTTTCAACCTCAAGAATCTGTAGAGAACATTTTACACAattgcattttcaatttgaGTCTGGGGTGGGGTATAGATTAATGTATCAATAAATAGCTTCTGTTGTCCGTTTATGTtctctctttacctctgacGTAACCTCAACATTTTCAGCATCTTCTGCTTGGTCATCTGCTGGCAAATTTTCCCTTAAAAGCAGAAAATGGCAGTATTAGCACCCCACAGTCTTTGAAGTTAATTTTAATTCAGTCTAATTACAGACAAACTACTTACAGTGATTCCTCCTGACTCTGAGTGTACTGGGTAAAGGCAGTGGTATCAAGGGAAGCATCCAAGTTGTTGTACATGGCAGGGATGTCAACCcttcaataaaacatacagtacaatattcatgaagaaaacattttatttctataaCTGTTTTTGTTATAAAAGGGTCCatataaaaattacatttgtttccaTAAATATTAAAGCTGAAGGACGTAACTTTCAAAACAGGAAATATTTGCCTTATTTTCCCAGAAATCTTGGCTGTCGCTGGTGTGACATCAGTTCACTCTTAAAGCCCCACACATTATTTGTGCACATTATTcagctcatttaaaaaaaatatctgggcTACAGGTGGCGAGCTGCctagtaaacaaagcaaacagcatgaaAAGACGGCAAGCTGCCGAAATGTATCTGTGTAGCATACTGTACATGGGAAATGTGAGAATAGCCAGCTACTAGTCTAAACTCgccctggtaatgttttccGATTACAGTACTACTTGCTGGCTACTTGCTGGCTATTCTCCGATTACAGTActaaagcaaacagcatgcacCGATGGCAGCTctccttatttattttatgtacagtcagtaactatagccatgtctgctctgtctgtataGCTAGCCACATTAACATCAATATATAGGGCAATTACTAACATCAGTTTGAGGTTAGACAGGTAGCTAGCGTTTTAGCGAACTTCACTTATTTAACAGAAAAATTGCAACATTAACATCAaagtttaatgcattttgcATTACTGGTACAttctgaacttcttccattttttaaataaaattggcTAGCGTCTCCTGCCTCTTCATACACTAAATAAGCGTAGCCACTTCCTTATTTTGTGCAGCCTCAGCTCTTTGTTTGATACGTCAAACGCATCACTTCCAGGGTGCAGGATAATGTTTCCCGCCACTGCGCAAGCCAACCATTTTGTTCCATAGGAGCAGTATACAGAAGTTTTTCAGATGCGGGCCAGGGACACTGATATGGTAGGAATTCATCCACAGTCCAGATTAATAGAATAGCGATGTGTATTAGAAAACCACCGTACATCAGCTTTAAAGAATTGAACAAATTCTGAAATTTTCGGAAAATTACCTTTTTGTTCTCTTGACCTCTTTCTGGTGCTCGGTGAGAACTCTTTCTTTGGTTTCAGGGGGAATAAACACAAAGTCTATAGAGGCCTGCTCTTCCAGTACCTCTCTACAAGGTGGCTTGGGTGAGCCAAAGTCAAGCTTCGTCTTTTGGAGAGAAAACAGCAGGTAAAATGAGAGAAAACAGATTGTTAATAAGCCATGTGGATATCATATTAATATGTAATAAGCAGTATTAAAAAGGGGTTGAATAGACGTGATCAGGGAGATGGGTTATGAAAACAGACGTAAATAAAAGGGTTATTTACAGAGACGGGCTTGTTTGAGGTCTTTGAGTTACGGTCCTTCATCTCACCAGCCCTGGCCAGTAGAGAGTCCCTCTTCACCCCAGGGGTCACTTGCACTCCACTCAGCGCAGTGTCCAGCTGAGACCCTTCACtctgcacacgcacacaccataATGCAGGGATTAATAAACCATACACCCGTTTCAGAGAGACAACATTAGAATGGCACTGGTAAAGTTATATATATCAATGtttactgtcattattaacCAATTGTGAGCAGGTATACCACTAACTTTCTACACAGTAACAGGCCAATAGAGATCACTGGGGTCATTGTTAAAACACAGCGGCTACTCGCGTTTGACATTAGCCGTTAAATAACTAACGTTTAAGAAAGTACTTGAAACCTAATCATATTTTAGTGA is part of the Esox lucius isolate fEsoLuc1 chromosome 16, fEsoLuc1.pri, whole genome shotgun sequence genome and encodes:
- the rif1 gene encoding telomere-associated protein RIF1 — its product is MMATVPLSSSSLLPLLDSLEDNTAGLPEQTDAYLTIANRLNGEGRQFLPAVVKHFSRLGKTFKTHISSQNAELSQAALQALGFCVFHAHVVSAIPANFSDELLSSLCSLVIKSKDKNTCTRALWVISKQNFSTEVVAKNVPEILRTLECLQIREDIQSVVIEHESLNVIIRLLEQAPVQMGVAAVQWAKLITPLVVHSASKVRLRAAAALEMGLPLLLEKQKEVAALVEPMMSSKLIPELQKMFSTKNETNVLKLWPLFVRLLGKVLHKGGPFINSLLGLEELGFRSSSPNIKKIAFIAWKSLIDNFALNPEILCSAKRLKLLMQPLSSIHVRTEALLLTKLEVWWYLVVKLGPNLPAHFEQVGVPLLQCTLGPDLSSPGTPARNSSQNSVAGNSTPKSGVPAFSSSTATPRLNLNSSVVTGQAYPSIQLLGLEMLLHYFLGPEITSAAAKNKLTLSLEPLVHPFLSSPSSFNKHAVLLISAIRDSLICIGKDAPDSLLALIWKNLVSFVSTTIDAAGHKKERQGSEVLTLLLQALQSIISSEALPAHRALSLLEMTVKGIPQRVLGSASYQVGKMDVLNGTPALFLIILFYNSSLVSGFVEDERFFLCLETLVRCGLSGPTSPLAFGEAVLGAMGSTAGALGNKEQLWRMWSVVVNPLIDTITHTNEVNQGDALEHNFSAVHTALMFPITHLFPGMVLPPMTQKSMLTSWSRLYKVFARCSALVATAEENVCCEELCGKMAVVIDKNALKIPSTLDLVANILLVIIESADFSPYTPQFQQKMKSPHTPLTWVRKKSKALGNLSTFQTLLVLSLEAFDAYEAPDMVPDGTGPALVSILSTLFSNLAVATAIQEALASLTLPLTALYKKAGRTSSDQPKFILCLGTKLEKLLGDLLGCLQTRSALAYDDELLSLLSPLLCVLFLHRLKHVRSLVAQFWNATFANSMVLAYPEELRPVLSQVKQNTPILLPGFQSVEVPDEFSGQYSSEGSQLDTALSGVQVTPGVKRDSLLARAGEMKDRNSKTSNKPVSTKLDFGSPKPPCREVLEEQASIDFVFIPPETKERVLTEHQKEVKRTKRVDIPAMYNNLDASLDTTAFTQYTQSQEESLENLPADDQAEDAENVEVTSEILEVENMEVGEDACDVLVTNTQEYHNPATLTCNTAANKKEEPAEVVPDSTDVSLEDANEDGQLENQDVAMESREDCPSPNVSGASDLLSGIPQKPVVNNSRRQSFITLEKYTEGKPASPAFVKFTGPLSETSHSQVLEPSSHEPPLEKEADTDRLAPQKTEQIRPNSSRNESSQKEGEEPSENKKESDVQKPAEKRPSETTEDEDDVIPDTQTEVEVLKADPAEVMGNSSQEEESESNLEDSPSSHSQATLSQGEPRRSGRRRSRPLRPGEDTDVQDGKDTCKKKSQPGKATSPTDSPKTTSSPTSQNNSQSQGRASRRNKLPVEVEDSGKDKLRKSHKLVSDSRQSSSQVATHSPSSNSNSPSQGTRVSSRRSNKLGRDSEELVKDIQKRKGIAEELSQIASKRYTPSPSDSDSQSQGRYPQKTKLAVNVDDDGSLKLRSRARKEKPSLPDSPVATPSQPESQSQGRASRRSKVFSDSEEFDLVGNVEKPCNPVEQTQTVFSIETQSTASQKIDDQSLRTSIRDIESPHSNNKTNDKIEVNMVDQFSQMDSETTTPSAAPADGQSHSRSSRKSKVSVEVGHSVVQSPHVVTESAAALEMSQTDSQLTPTSTSQDDRQTRFQGRLRKRGKMLEKEVKASSCSPTPVMEVAHQSGTPGTSHGCGRTTRLRASLGLLSSKVENSESEVSEIPDNVQKPKRKERKTKSHETVQISHATVLSGEPRADEERVTESSLSDSQNRSSKALEVEIPMDIEDAQVLVPSLPLIANAELGQRKADAQIVDMVGGMVEAADPVPEVATSENSKTSSPQIHSSVEPDLEQQKSQHGHISPEKKESGHNSKSISNLQTISSQETDSECDGLTLQKNNLLTDCKQALSLSSTKENAVLDEQSIFLESNKLCTPPIAIGAPTGSQPSEVTERLSQSLQVSESSEEKDVKAVPMSIADLTVDQDKEMTEDKENRPPEATNVLEQDQPEVVVDDLNNSFQQAQPECSIAFKLEQPLEFVVDNGGQSLWNSQSECSNTIEEEKQTVVVDDVDKPLGHAQPECSNVLVEDQQQLLVDDVDKSLGPAQPECSSVLVEDEQQLLVDDIDKSLGHAQQECSNVLVEDEQQLVDDVDKSLGHAQPECSNVLVEDEQQLVVDDVDKSLGHAQPECSNVLVEDEQQLVVDDIDKPLGHAQPECSNVLVEDEQQLVDDVDKSLGPAQPECSNVLMEDEQQQLVVDDVDKPLGQAQPECSSVLVENEQQLMVDDVTMSNGQAQPECAKAVEEEQYTFIKEVLPEPKIVPTSVGPDNTQPPDYEVQDNAPLQEGTKATNDSDLECVELEETQIESSNLGLCPVVSIVPLTDSHREPVSVHNPSTSKDMLCQDSPPKQKGLDGGVGLEVGQSPSSGRTRGVWSPSASPSSSILKKGQKRPIEEESPSPFTKCRRVSFADPIQHQELADDIDRRSPVIRSNSPRTKTTGSIPQPKFITTPTKALLILSPRNLRSPGYKSSKKCLISEMGQEPRPIPKDCVYPALVSCSTPVEAVLPQITSNMWPRGFGQLVRARNIRTVGDLSALTPSEIKNLPIRSPKISNVKKALQTYHEQQRKGRSDELKSFDEMEKMTSELEEPNLPQKPQQEEEEDKTPGEALATELSDEPVSMEQAPEGGPDKSDPDDQRPGGGLLSEVEALGNRLTGEELTLCSPDQLLQLHDQLAGMMRTVMVQLQSRLLCQNQDTGP